The proteins below are encoded in one region of Paenisporosarcina cavernae:
- a CDS encoding HlyD family efflux transporter periplasmic adaptor subunit: MNKQTLVTIGFTVAIASFLATNAILLFSDKSTIAKTFYVHEYEKVTVGDYNEQIPKESLVAPFSVSTVYVANEDTVEQWLLKEGDPVTVGAEIATINRTSADDQRAIWEAEKQATEREITDLNSTVNSLEAARQSSDNTTYGNENSNVTTPGAEKTNVGVNVNVNVDVDQEGAYAGAIAETRTKLAEAERRLQIIDAQLAQTGAEAILSPVDGVISEIREEGGKIAVDLFAKERIILTYATEDQWKTITPDNRVWIQVDGVDDPIEGTVISVAQVPAADTAWLKAYKKLDPKEETNPLHYYEVRVQPLTPLDTVPYGLESNAVVLVNEASNAVSVRQHWLIHRFENEATAQRVNEHGYAEKVPVTIAFDTPTRSVLTDGLEGRATIIQAPVIDRYQYAPRVFYPMPVDSPSWNSVKHTHWKTYLHYLFF, translated from the coding sequence ATGAATAAGCAGACGCTTGTCACCATCGGGTTCACAGTTGCGATTGCATCATTTCTAGCAACGAATGCGATTTTACTATTTAGCGATAAAAGCACCATTGCCAAAACGTTTTATGTACATGAATACGAAAAAGTGACAGTAGGCGACTACAACGAACAAATTCCAAAAGAATCGTTAGTAGCACCATTTTCCGTATCGACGGTCTATGTTGCAAATGAAGACACCGTTGAACAATGGCTTCTAAAAGAAGGAGACCCAGTCACAGTTGGAGCGGAAATCGCAACCATCAATCGAACCTCAGCAGATGACCAACGAGCGATTTGGGAAGCCGAGAAGCAAGCAACTGAACGAGAAATAACAGATTTAAATAGCACCGTCAACTCGCTTGAAGCTGCGCGTCAATCGTCGGATAACACGACGTATGGCAATGAAAATTCGAATGTTACCACTCCTGGAGCTGAAAAAACAAATGTTGGTGTGAATGTGAACGTCAATGTTGATGTCGACCAAGAAGGCGCATATGCAGGGGCAATCGCCGAAACACGAACAAAGCTTGCAGAAGCGGAACGTCGTTTGCAAATTATCGACGCACAACTCGCTCAAACAGGAGCGGAAGCCATTCTGAGTCCTGTTGACGGAGTTATTTCGGAAATCAGAGAAGAAGGCGGGAAAATTGCCGTCGATTTATTCGCAAAAGAGCGCATCATCCTTACGTATGCGACAGAAGACCAATGGAAAACCATCACGCCAGACAATCGCGTGTGGATTCAAGTGGACGGTGTAGATGATCCGATAGAAGGGACCGTTATTTCTGTAGCGCAAGTGCCTGCGGCGGATACAGCTTGGCTAAAAGCCTACAAAAAGCTGGATCCGAAGGAAGAAACAAATCCCCTTCACTATTACGAAGTGCGCGTGCAGCCACTGACGCCACTCGATACAGTACCTTACGGATTAGAATCCAATGCAGTTGTTTTGGTGAATGAAGCATCGAACGCTGTATCGGTTCGTCAACACTGGTTAATACATCGTTTCGAGAACGAAGCTACCGCGCAACGTGTAAACGAACACGGATACGCAGAAAAAGTACCTGTTACAATTGCATTTGATACACCAACACGTTCGGTCTTAACAGACGGACTAGAAGGTAGAGCGACCATCATACAAGCACCCGTTATCGATCGCTATCAATATGCGCCACGCGTATTCTACCCAATGCCAGTGGATTCACCTAGCTGGAATAGCGTGAAACACACACACTGGAAAACATATCTACATTATCTATTTTTCTAA
- a CDS encoding methyl-accepting chemotaxis protein, translating into MKLQKLSSKILFFLSMAVLLALVVFTGFLYFQTKASVEQSIRSESVKLAEAFSKQIDGDAYEQFMQNPSENNDYWELRNQLNDLREQSGSTYVYTVATDDKDVLIIVDGMPEGDDMAAELNSPTTATTYEDVSVVQNGDTNSTSIVEDPEYGNYLSAFAPIYNSNNDVVGILGVDVAADNVAAIESTVMKKTLPIVLISLVFFMALMLALLYWYITARLAPVTKLTEAATQMAQGNIRNAAEIARSIQVKGQDEIPRFTQSFLEATEQLDRLLTKTKQTTALLVDEAGQLDTIIATVRTSNGQITDNIYQIAKGSEHQKATNDEAVQAMEEMTIGIQRIADSSTNVAGSSNEMTNLVEQSANKASDVLRQIREVEQSVLSTEEFINRLSNGYKAIEETIDVISDITDQTNLLALNASIEAARAGESGKGFAVVANEVKKLAEQSRASAEKVSTHILSFKNLTVQALTEVQSSAERMKQGTESVEGITSSLASVKEVVKLVNDEVQDVSAVTEQLSASSEELLASTEVIQSLVDESVHATKDVASSADKQVETVDSLERTMENLRTSSRELESAINKFN; encoded by the coding sequence TTGAAGTTGCAAAAGTTAAGTTCTAAAATCCTCTTTTTCCTATCAATGGCTGTCTTACTAGCGCTAGTCGTCTTTACTGGCTTTCTTTATTTCCAAACAAAAGCATCTGTGGAACAATCCATTCGTTCCGAGTCCGTCAAACTCGCAGAAGCATTCTCCAAACAAATTGACGGAGACGCATACGAACAATTTATGCAAAATCCATCCGAGAATAACGACTATTGGGAACTACGAAATCAGCTAAATGACCTTCGGGAGCAATCCGGGTCTACTTATGTATACACAGTAGCCACCGATGACAAAGACGTTCTGATCATTGTCGACGGGATGCCTGAAGGTGACGACATGGCGGCAGAGCTTAACTCACCAACCACTGCAACGACATATGAAGACGTATCCGTCGTGCAAAACGGTGACACGAACAGTACATCCATCGTTGAAGACCCTGAATACGGCAATTACTTATCTGCGTTTGCGCCAATTTATAACAGCAACAACGACGTCGTCGGAATTCTAGGAGTGGACGTCGCAGCAGACAATGTAGCTGCAATTGAGTCCACGGTGATGAAAAAAACATTGCCAATTGTGCTGATTTCGCTCGTTTTCTTCATGGCACTCATGCTCGCGCTTCTTTACTGGTACATCACCGCTCGTCTAGCACCGGTCACAAAGTTAACAGAAGCAGCGACTCAAATGGCGCAAGGCAACATACGAAATGCCGCAGAAATTGCTCGCTCGATCCAAGTGAAAGGGCAAGACGAAATTCCACGCTTCACCCAAAGTTTCTTAGAAGCAACGGAACAACTCGATCGGTTATTAACCAAAACGAAACAAACAACCGCCCTGCTAGTGGACGAAGCGGGGCAGCTCGATACCATTATCGCAACCGTACGTACATCTAACGGCCAAATCACCGACAATATCTATCAAATCGCAAAAGGCTCTGAGCATCAAAAAGCCACAAATGATGAAGCCGTTCAGGCAATGGAAGAAATGACAATTGGCATCCAGCGCATCGCTGACAGTTCCACCAACGTCGCGGGATCATCAAACGAAATGACAAATCTCGTCGAACAAAGTGCCAACAAAGCATCAGACGTCTTGCGACAAATTCGAGAAGTCGAACAATCTGTTCTCTCGACCGAAGAATTTATCAACCGACTCTCAAACGGCTACAAAGCCATTGAAGAAACCATCGACGTCATCTCGGATATCACCGATCAAACCAATTTGCTCGCGCTTAACGCATCCATCGAAGCTGCTCGCGCAGGTGAATCAGGTAAAGGATTTGCGGTTGTGGCGAATGAAGTGAAGAAACTCGCAGAACAATCTCGTGCTTCGGCAGAGAAAGTATCAACGCACATTCTTTCCTTCAAGAACTTAACGGTTCAAGCATTAACCGAAGTTCAATCAAGTGCGGAACGGATGAAACAGGGAACGGAGTCTGTGGAAGGAATTACGTCCTCTTTGGCATCCGTTAAAGAAGTCGTGAAGCTCGTAAACGACGAAGTGCAAGATGTCTCCGCAGTAACGGAACAATTGTCCGCAAGTTCAGAGGAATTACTCGCCTCCACGGAAGTCATCCAAAGCTTAGTAGATGAATCCGTACACGCAACAAAAGACGTTGCAAGCTCTGCAGACAAACAAGTCGAGACGGTCGATTCACTCGAACGAACAATGGAAAACTTACGAACTTCTTCGAGAGAATTAGAATCAGCGATCAATAAATTTAACTAA
- a CDS encoding diguanylate cyclase domain-containing protein — protein MRLQVQSFAIVAFCSLAFFALFLLIFKPYYLEDANELDQIALERDVNRLNRTLENDLDLLKRQTVDLGVRDDAYLYMLDKNPLFMNEYFTGDTMENNQINLVLMLNENNELVAGRYQYSDVEDAYSVTPKYANELIREIENADNSLSYIRTSKGLYMLQMSPIKKSNGKGDDVGVMILGRLLDDHYLSGLEQNLSVDIVGSNIQTSNKPLENTFIQKNERELIGTVFIPQSERNTYTALEIARERLYYLEKKSNVNVLFILFGVLVLVYTAAIFFFMNRYIVSRVTKLSTHVNNIQQNKLKTKAIPHSHGAKDEIFLLERSINRLLYTLEMKHEEIQNLALYDALTGLPNRANIEREFPKYLKTAANMHVLFMDLDGFKAVNDSYGHRIGDTLLKTISFKIKTVVDKELGIVARIGGDEFVILLKNRTKSDMERFLKKLYQVLNETIEIDGYQLTVTPSIGISQYPENGDDYEELIEQADMAMYQAKRQGKNQYAYFQKEGEMIST, from the coding sequence ATGAGGTTGCAGGTACAGTCATTTGCGATCGTAGCGTTTTGTTCACTTGCATTTTTCGCCTTATTTTTACTCATTTTCAAACCCTATTATTTAGAAGACGCAAACGAATTAGATCAGATTGCCTTAGAACGAGATGTCAATCGGTTAAACCGAACACTTGAAAACGACTTGGATTTATTAAAACGACAAACAGTCGATTTAGGTGTTCGAGACGATGCGTATTTGTATATGCTAGACAAAAACCCTCTATTTATGAACGAGTATTTTACTGGTGATACAATGGAAAATAACCAAATAAATTTAGTGCTTATGCTGAACGAAAACAATGAATTAGTTGCAGGTAGATACCAGTACAGTGATGTAGAAGATGCCTACTCCGTTACACCGAAATATGCAAACGAACTTATTCGAGAAATAGAAAACGCGGACAATTCTCTCTCGTATATCCGCACATCAAAAGGACTTTACATGCTTCAAATGAGTCCCATTAAAAAGAGTAATGGCAAAGGTGACGATGTAGGAGTCATGATCCTTGGGAGATTACTCGATGACCATTATCTGTCCGGGCTTGAACAAAACTTGTCCGTTGATATTGTCGGTTCCAACATACAAACGAGCAACAAACCATTGGAAAACACATTTATTCAGAAAAATGAACGAGAACTGATTGGTACAGTCTTTATTCCGCAAAGTGAACGTAACACCTATACAGCACTCGAAATAGCACGTGAACGATTGTACTACTTAGAAAAGAAAAGCAATGTAAACGTATTATTCATCTTATTTGGGGTGTTAGTATTAGTCTACACAGCAGCGATTTTCTTCTTCATGAATCGCTACATCGTTTCCCGAGTGACAAAGCTCTCGACCCATGTAAACAACATTCAACAGAACAAACTCAAAACGAAAGCAATTCCACATAGCCACGGAGCAAAAGATGAAATCTTCCTGCTCGAGCGTTCGATCAATCGATTACTCTACACTTTAGAGATGAAACATGAAGAAATTCAAAACTTAGCGCTATACGACGCATTAACGGGTCTGCCAAACCGAGCAAACATCGAAAGAGAATTTCCGAAATACTTGAAAACAGCCGCAAACATGCATGTCCTATTCATGGATTTAGATGGCTTCAAAGCAGTAAATGATTCGTATGGACACCGAATTGGCGATACATTGCTAAAAACCATTTCTTTCAAAATTAAAACCGTCGTCGATAAAGAATTAGGTATCGTCGCTCGAATCGGAGGAGATGAATTTGTCATCTTACTGAAGAACCGCACGAAATCGGATATGGAACGATTTTTGAAAAAGCTTTACCAAGTTTTAAACGAAACAATCGAAATCGATGGGTACCAACTCACTGTTACACCGTCTATTGGGATCAGCCAATATCCTGAAAATGGTGATGACTACGAAGAACTGATCGAACAGGCCGACATGGCTATGTATCAAGCGAAACGACAAGGAAAAAATCAATACGCTTACTTTCAAAAAGAAGGCGAAATGATTTCCACATAA
- a CDS encoding collagen-like protein gives MGNCRCNRCLFLQRLNEGREEIHETVEQVETDDTEEVVRSLNILRGPRGCPGPRGPMGLQGLSGHPGPPGPPGPPGLPGVPGEQGPPGDTGEQGPPGEPGEQGPPGEPGEQGPPGEQGPAGGLAEYGYIYNVGEQELDQEETISFDHNGILTSNIQHTVGSDEIKLVLGGDYEILFQVSGQQPAQFTLFANDVAIAGTTYGSNSGNTQTDGLCIVRLAANTILTIKNHTSTPAKVDLVTLAGGTQTSVNAAITIKKLS, from the coding sequence ATGGGAAATTGCCGTTGCAACCGTTGTTTGTTTTTACAACGGTTGAATGAAGGTAGAGAGGAAATACATGAGACGGTAGAACAAGTCGAGACGGACGATACGGAGGAAGTTGTTCGAAGCCTAAATATTCTGCGAGGACCAAGAGGTTGCCCAGGACCAAGGGGACCTATGGGGCTTCAAGGTCTTTCGGGACATCCTGGACCACCAGGACCACCAGGACCTCCAGGATTACCGGGAGTTCCTGGTGAACAAGGTCCTCCGGGTGATACGGGCGAACAGGGTCCTCCGGGTGAACCTGGCGAACAAGGTCCTCCGGGTGAACCTGGGGAACAAGGTCCTCCAGGTGAGCAAGGGCCAGCAGGTGGACTTGCGGAATATGGCTATATTTACAATGTTGGCGAACAAGAATTAGATCAAGAGGAAACGATTTCTTTTGATCACAATGGTATTTTAACGTCGAACATTCAACATACGGTTGGTAGTGACGAGATTAAACTCGTTCTCGGTGGAGATTATGAAATTCTGTTTCAAGTTTCTGGACAGCAGCCGGCACAGTTTACGTTGTTCGCGAATGATGTGGCGATTGCGGGTACGACGTATGGATCGAATTCGGGTAACACGCAGACGGATGGTCTTTGCATTGTGCGACTTGCAGCAAATACTATTTTGACAATTAAAAATCACACATCTACACCTGCGAAGGTGGATTTAGTAACGCTAGCTGGTGGAACGCAAACAAGCGTGAATGCAGCGATTACTATTAAAAAGTTGTCTTAA
- a CDS encoding copper resistance CopC/CopD family protein — protein sequence MRVVSIIFAFIGMFFLPLTTFAHTSLERTIPEAGSVVDVSPSTIELRFSDPLDAGVFEVRLSDSTGAAIPVASTTVSDDAYTLILTPENTLEHDVKVTYSVVSKDGHPVAGDYSFTVTPPPVVAPEPEPDTSDDPVVDESETDASTSDGKMDDSANKEPRDVPLTVNTHSNHAAIDHNVKPLSAVAKGIFLGFLLLVIGLTIWRHTGVPVRYYGGFLFALLVSMVVFLLTQVFHFLEVFENSYWNNFLFDTQLGRVYFGMILLIILGLYLLGRNKWVDYGWIFIMIVLKSINSHASSSEFPFLSIALNSIHLVAAGLWVAGIYLLFMLWKDSIKMSFMKQFSRVAFWSLVIMAFTGTIYTAVLTNDFVALLTSAWGYWLIFKLQLVIGVVIVASFIRQKMKDDPAFQTRGLLISDAVLALLILLVVGVLTLSSTAV from the coding sequence ATGCGAGTTGTTTCGATTATTTTTGCATTTATAGGGATGTTTTTTCTACCATTAACAACGTTTGCTCATACGTCGCTTGAGAGAACGATTCCAGAGGCTGGGAGTGTGGTCGATGTTTCTCCATCGACTATTGAGCTTCGTTTTTCTGATCCGCTTGATGCGGGTGTTTTTGAAGTGAGGTTGTCGGATTCAACTGGTGCAGCAATTCCTGTTGCTTCCACTACTGTTTCTGATGATGCGTATACGCTCATTTTGACTCCGGAGAATACGCTAGAGCACGATGTGAAGGTGACGTATTCTGTAGTGTCAAAGGATGGACATCCTGTTGCAGGGGATTATTCGTTTACGGTGACTCCTCCCCCTGTTGTCGCTCCTGAGCCCGAGCCGGATACTTCAGATGACCCCGTCGTTGATGAGTCAGAGACTGATGCGAGTACAAGCGATGGTAAGATGGATGATTCGGCAAATAAAGAGCCTAGAGATGTTCCTTTGACGGTTAATACGCATTCGAATCATGCGGCGATTGATCATAATGTAAAACCGCTGAGTGCTGTTGCGAAAGGTATATTTCTTGGATTTCTCTTACTTGTCATTGGTTTAACTATTTGGAGACATACTGGAGTTCCAGTTCGGTATTATGGAGGATTTTTATTCGCACTTCTTGTTTCGATGGTGGTATTTCTACTTACCCAAGTGTTTCATTTCCTAGAAGTGTTTGAGAATTCGTATTGGAATAATTTCCTCTTTGATACGCAGCTCGGACGAGTCTATTTTGGAATGATTCTCCTGATTATTTTAGGGTTGTACTTACTTGGTCGAAATAAGTGGGTCGATTATGGATGGATTTTCATCATGATTGTATTAAAAAGTATTAATTCGCATGCCTCGAGTTCGGAATTTCCATTTTTATCGATAGCCCTTAACAGCATTCACTTAGTCGCTGCTGGGTTATGGGTGGCAGGTATTTACTTATTGTTTATGCTATGGAAAGATTCCATAAAAATGTCGTTTATGAAGCAATTTTCTCGCGTGGCATTTTGGAGTTTAGTTATCATGGCGTTTACCGGAACGATCTATACAGCTGTGCTTACGAATGATTTTGTAGCACTTTTAACAAGTGCTTGGGGATATTGGCTAATTTTCAAATTACAGCTCGTAATCGGTGTTGTAATTGTAGCATCGTTTATTCGTCAAAAAATGAAAGATGACCCAGCTTTTCAAACGCGTGGATTACTCATTTCCGACGCTGTACTTGCCCTCCTCATTTTACTTGTTGTAGGCGTTTTGACGTTAAGTTCTACAGCAGTGTGA
- a CDS encoding tetratricopeptide repeat protein, producing MSRRFGPVRSYVNGREGATLIKNELAKEIDYDLLDNPAQIELDKFKEIISGIVDRKKMLDQYVHIVEFHQSKFLEKQKIEFDIQKIRFFVVNGDFENAVQLIDKHKDTYRQYSTETQYFWFKHLGNYYYSQGKYPDALDCYLEADKNYAYSLPPLEEGDICYVISMAANHCWEPDLSLKYAYRALEIYQREFIPRRIAECHVNLGITQLKLRNFKTAIDHNLTAQKTGAETNSPHLKFATEYNCGYIYFQFQNYEKSIEHIMNSLKATPDEYAISKLKSIITLIKAYLELNDMQSVFKWMYNANNLISDVEIDKNTHRDTYEAYIELKILENYSKKDFEAYENLFFSDLMPIMIEGNHLYELGYYYNHIGQFYVSQERFEEASKMLLESSKYIKQLLTL from the coding sequence ATGTCGAGAAGATTTGGACCAGTCAGATCTTATGTAAATGGTCGAGAAGGAGCCACATTGATCAAAAATGAGCTTGCGAAAGAAATCGATTATGATTTGTTAGATAACCCTGCTCAGATTGAATTAGACAAATTTAAAGAAATCATCAGTGGCATCGTAGACCGAAAAAAAATGCTAGACCAGTATGTACACATCGTAGAGTTTCACCAAAGTAAATTTTTGGAGAAACAGAAAATTGAATTTGATATTCAGAAAATCCGGTTTTTTGTCGTAAATGGTGATTTTGAAAATGCTGTTCAATTAATTGATAAACACAAAGATACGTATAGACAGTATTCGACAGAGACACAGTATTTTTGGTTTAAACATCTCGGGAATTACTATTACTCTCAAGGGAAATATCCGGATGCATTAGATTGTTATTTAGAAGCCGATAAGAACTATGCATATTCACTTCCTCCACTAGAAGAAGGTGATATTTGTTATGTCATTTCAATGGCAGCTAATCACTGTTGGGAACCTGACCTAAGTCTTAAGTATGCATACCGAGCTCTTGAAATCTATCAACGTGAATTTATACCAAGGCGCATTGCAGAATGCCATGTGAATCTTGGAATTACACAATTAAAATTACGAAATTTCAAAACTGCCATCGATCATAATTTAACTGCGCAAAAAACGGGTGCGGAAACAAATTCTCCACATCTCAAATTCGCGACAGAATACAACTGTGGTTATATTTACTTTCAGTTCCAAAATTATGAGAAATCGATTGAGCATATTATGAATTCTTTAAAAGCGACACCAGATGAATACGCGATAAGTAAATTAAAAAGCATTATTACATTAATCAAAGCGTATTTAGAATTAAATGATATGCAGTCGGTGTTTAAGTGGATGTACAATGCAAACAATCTCATCTCTGATGTTGAGATTGATAAGAATACCCACCGCGATACATACGAGGCATATATAGAGCTAAAGATCCTTGAAAATTATTCAAAAAAAGATTTTGAAGCATACGAGAACTTATTCTTTAGTGACTTGATGCCAATTATGATTGAAGGAAATCATCTTTATGAATTAGGTTATTATTATAACCATATCGGTCAGTTTTATGTGTCTCAAGAGCGATTCGAAGAAGCTTCGAAAATGCTGTTAGAGTCATCTAAATATATTAAACAGCTACTAACTTTATAG
- a CDS encoding gamma-glutamyl-gamma-aminobutyrate hydrolase family protein: MVKPLIGITSEVLENGSYFLPPVYAKAIVEAGGIPFLIPLVPNEDLDDLSDLLDGLFVTGGEDIDPGYYKEDPHVNLGKIVPKLDELEYNLVELMLKKDKPYIGVCRGMHMLNIVQGGSLYQHIHTQRKEMSHLHLQIAERTHRSHTVHVHKDSNLYNMLQEEEFRVNSFHHQALNKIGKDLEVVAHATDGIVEAVESKSHSFVHGFQWHPEEFAVDGEENSKRVFSRYIEAAIERKNRDQK; this comes from the coding sequence ATGGTGAAGCCACTTATTGGTATCACATCAGAGGTTTTAGAAAACGGGAGTTATTTTTTACCCCCTGTATATGCAAAGGCAATTGTTGAAGCGGGAGGAATTCCATTTTTAATTCCGTTGGTGCCAAACGAAGATTTAGATGATTTATCCGATTTGTTAGACGGACTTTTTGTGACAGGTGGGGAAGATATCGACCCTGGTTATTATAAAGAAGATCCGCACGTGAACTTAGGGAAGATTGTGCCAAAACTGGATGAACTGGAATATAATTTAGTCGAATTAATGCTGAAAAAAGACAAACCATATATTGGGGTTTGTCGTGGGATGCATATGTTGAACATTGTTCAAGGTGGATCACTATACCAACATATCCATACACAGAGAAAAGAAATGTCTCATCTACATTTACAAATCGCAGAACGAACTCACCGTTCGCATACAGTGCATGTACACAAGGATAGTAACCTTTACAACATGCTGCAGGAGGAAGAGTTCCGTGTGAATTCGTTCCATCACCAAGCATTAAATAAAATCGGCAAAGACTTAGAAGTGGTTGCACATGCAACAGACGGGATTGTAGAAGCGGTAGAAAGCAAATCGCATTCGTTTGTGCATGGTTTTCAGTGGCACCCAGAAGAGTTTGCGGTAGATGGAGAAGAGAATTCCAAACGTGTCTTTAGTCGCTACATTGAAGCGGCAATCGAACGAAAAAATCGTGATCAGAAATAA
- a CDS encoding sensor domain-containing phosphodiesterase, with protein sequence MGQTIAIIHMDIQRKQLSPLLDRISVLSKLSKQDTTLLWQKSANPHYTPFQMIIDGDSYEVTIGSTPSGNNFAVLAALEELALKSLFDIESTMRDQQMKIFELAKSREITSESLSDTIENICETIAQLIDVDRVGIWLFDDCQKKLIAQNIFDARFHSHVYGEELHKVLYPTYFDAFQNARAIAVHDVSTDARVSELYPVYFEMMGGIQSMLDAPIMMSDGIGGVLCCESVRKRTWTELDQTLVGTLADMVAFLYERLHRLEAETRIQELAFVDQLTGLPNQHAFVDQVTRDLGEFNAGKFLYLNIDQFSTIQEVLGFDGGESVLKEISERLQTKFPDPNCVARIGMDHFILYLNGNEVSDYETKLVDLKKPLHIKGEEVYITYSYGMSIFPEHGSTPEECLQSAQIALSYGKKIGSRSISSFFNPYMREISETTLHTEINLRKGLDMNEFRLYLQPQMDCIRNKIEGFEALIRWNHPEKGLIAPVEFISHAESTGLILPIGEWVIRQAFTQLAKWKKSGQTSMTLSINVSPRHFLHEKLVPFLEMCLETYDIMPEQLIIEITENVAMGDYLAAQKRIIELRELGFLISIDDFGTGFSAFVYLQHFPIDEIKIDRRFIREIEENDKSLGIVKTIIDLAKLLNLRVIAEGVETIEQLNLLRSIGCKTIQGYYYARPMPSEEVEEWMGTKTTN encoded by the coding sequence ATGGGCCAAACGATTGCGATAATACATATGGACATTCAACGAAAACAGCTTAGCCCACTACTCGACCGCATTTCCGTTCTCTCCAAACTGTCAAAACAAGACACGACCCTCCTATGGCAAAAATCTGCCAATCCTCACTACACTCCTTTCCAGATGATCATTGATGGCGATTCTTATGAAGTCACAATCGGAAGTACTCCGAGTGGGAATAATTTCGCTGTTTTGGCTGCACTCGAAGAGCTTGCTTTGAAATCGCTTTTTGATATCGAATCCACAATGCGCGATCAACAAATGAAAATTTTCGAATTGGCAAAATCTCGTGAAATTACGAGCGAATCGCTTTCTGACACGATTGAAAATATATGCGAAACAATTGCACAATTGATCGATGTCGATCGCGTGGGTATTTGGTTATTTGATGATTGTCAGAAAAAACTCATCGCGCAGAACATCTTTGATGCACGTTTTCATTCCCACGTTTACGGGGAAGAGTTACACAAAGTGCTGTATCCGACATACTTCGATGCTTTTCAAAATGCGCGTGCAATCGCCGTGCATGATGTATCAACTGATGCGCGAGTGAGCGAATTATATCCAGTCTATTTTGAAATGATGGGTGGCATTCAATCGATGTTGGATGCACCGATCATGATGAGTGACGGGATAGGTGGAGTGTTGTGTTGCGAATCTGTTCGAAAACGGACATGGACAGAGCTCGATCAAACTTTAGTGGGAACTTTGGCAGACATGGTCGCGTTTTTGTATGAGCGACTTCATCGACTAGAAGCAGAAACGCGTATTCAAGAACTCGCATTCGTCGATCAACTGACCGGTTTGCCGAATCAGCATGCATTCGTTGATCAAGTCACGCGTGATTTAGGTGAGTTTAACGCGGGCAAATTTCTTTACTTAAATATCGACCAATTTTCGACCATTCAGGAAGTGCTCGGTTTTGATGGAGGCGAATCAGTGTTAAAAGAAATTTCGGAACGTCTACAAACGAAGTTTCCTGATCCCAATTGCGTCGCTCGAATTGGGATGGATCACTTTATTCTTTATTTGAATGGAAATGAAGTCTCCGACTATGAAACAAAATTAGTAGATTTAAAAAAACCGCTACATATAAAAGGAGAAGAAGTGTACATCACCTATAGCTACGGAATGTCCATCTTTCCAGAGCACGGCAGCACGCCAGAGGAATGCTTGCAGAGCGCGCAAATCGCGTTAAGCTACGGCAAAAAAATTGGATCTCGTAGTATCTCATCCTTTTTTAATCCGTACATGCGCGAAATAAGTGAAACCACCTTACATACGGAAATAAATCTGCGAAAAGGACTCGACATGAACGAGTTTCGATTATATTTACAGCCGCAAATGGATTGTATACGAAACAAGATAGAAGGATTCGAGGCACTCATCCGTTGGAATCATCCGGAGAAAGGACTCATTGCACCTGTGGAATTTATTTCCCATGCAGAATCTACAGGTTTAATCCTTCCGATTGGAGAATGGGTCATTCGCCAAGCGTTTACTCAACTTGCAAAATGGAAAAAAAGCGGTCAAACTTCAATGACATTGTCCATCAATGTGTCGCCACGCCATTTCTTACACGAAAAACTCGTGCCATTTTTGGAAATGTGCTTAGAAACGTATGATATTATGCCTGAGCAGCTCATCATTGAAATAACTGAAAATGTCGCAATGGGAGACTACTTAGCAGCCCAAAAAAGGATTATTGAATTACGTGAATTAGGCTTTTTAATTAGCATTGATGACTTTGGAACCGGATTCTCAGCCTTCGTCTACTTGCAACACTTTCCGATCGACGAAATCAAAATTGACCGTCGATTCATCCGCGAAATTGAAGAAAACGACAAAAGCTTAGGTATCGTCAAGACAATCATTGATCTTGCGAAACTTCTCAACCTACGCGTAATAGCGGAAGGAGTCGAAACAATCGAACAGCTTAACTTGCTGCGATCCATCGGTTGCAAAACGATACAAGGGTATTACTACGCACGCCCAATGCCAAGTGAAGAAGTGGAAGAATGGATGGGTACGAAAACGACAAATTAA